One region of Culex pipiens pallens isolate TS chromosome 2, TS_CPP_V2, whole genome shotgun sequence genomic DNA includes:
- the LOC120418069 gene encoding uncharacterized protein LOC120418069, whose amino-acid sequence MASGELTHFRCDGLGGAGEEFQRRIALVLLQRATLRNRPFKLAFEMAAAGKFDDVGLFLEPSTEWWLIQAKHSEAGGCLTGEMLLPGDEVARKKGNFSLFKYLESFCEVGDYWPHGGGGKWFVIFTNKELDSLVDSDSGVEVDSLFKFTVGGEYRRLKPSEETIDLLEQYVNRDFESICCAIKELFSGGEMKHILKSYKTPLMQIFSLHDGVVKFADNIFENNKDPRVCRLYTRLAEEFEPLDMASISIESAKMKDFWTGNSRNKLLPPSIDRATVERFFDELILAISQPNVDKLLEEINGDWRLWMRSWIRPDDLGRFSSSQLEQPFNSFKKSFQEWEKSTTATKERSFLELEDGQRFLKNVERDLGDFVRNCSKRSCTSFVDVERFFIHRQIEVVKEQMGTGIDDYALFYNNIKDTDFVDQLYTTFEHQRRFVLVAEPGMGKSILWQYLAFYAQQIYPESAVFLLYMNNFNHQLPPAETLDDVLNVLETDLSAESLGLFRNENTKILLFLDAFDELSRVNLERVLNYITILLHRDNLKILINTRRRLQEMLEKTLDIKAMKLERFDERNQLDFLRKFWHVADSNRAKFEQFAGNLLDKFHRDIQRRKYDFTGLPLMIKMLAEIYSQSYETIAQSDGERVESLEPITVVDLYEKFTKKCIHLTISKKLNIDTERFVPYFEEITQICGRDYQLAAIYKVMPANLLSKVVDKTFSSRLKMFIHKIVDDETLLIELVAGTPQFIHLSYAEYFCANYLYNFLNSSPNLPCVETFTTFLDNHDVIRNFFLAMINEKPTDNHLNFLRKIGDRAAFWSCQGDFIHLVNFLMQFYNYRKIRQTIPDWYDNEADELTRQCCQLGGDILGPSLLHLAVEYNALDTLDVLFESRIDVNIRDHKKATPLHYACSSGNLRIVDQLLDRGAKVGAMDGNGYTGLHIAAYEGHLGIVRCLVDHGAKVEGVSRFGETARMLAEKQKHAEIVTLLDSKK is encoded by the coding sequence ATGGCGTCCGGCGAACTAACCCACTTCCGGTGCGATGGCCTTGGCGGTGCGGGGGAAGAGTTCCAGCGCCGGATCGCCCTAGTACTGCTGCAGCGTGCCACCCTGCGCAATCGCCCCTTCAAGCTGGCCTTCGAAATGGCGGCGGCGGGCAAGTTTGACGACGTGGGCCTGTTTTTGGAGCCGTCGACCGAGTGGTGGCTCATCCAGGCCAAACACTCGGAAGCGGGGGGTTGTTTGACCGGGGAGATGCTGCTTCCGGGTGATGAGGTGGCGCGGAAGAAGGGGAATTTTTCgctgtttaaatatttggagTCGTTCTGCGAGGTGGGGGATTACTGGCCGCACGGTGGAGGGGGGAAATGGTTTGTGATTTTTACGAACAAAGAGCTTGATTCGTTGGTGGATTCGGATAGTGGTGTTGAGGTTGATAGTTTGTTTAAGTTTACTGTTGGTGGTGAATACCGGAGGCTTAAGCCTAGTGAGGAAACTATCGATTTACTTGAGCAGTATGTTAATCGTGATTTTGAGAGTATTTGCTGCGCTATTAAGGAACTGTTCAGCGGTGGGGAAATGAagcacattttgaaaagttacaaaaCACCTTTGATGCAGATTTTTTCGTTGCACGATGGAGTGGTAAAATTTGctgataacatttttgaaaacaacaaaGATCCACGAGTTTGCAGGTTGTACACAAGACTTGCTGAAGAATTTGAACCACTTGACATGGCGTCGATTTCCATCGAATCAGCAAAAATGAAGGACTTCTGGACTGGAAATTCTCGTAACAAACTGCTGCCTCCTTCAATCGATCGTGCCACGGTGGAAAGATTCTTCGATGAATTGATACTGGCAATTTCGCAGCCAAACGTGGATAAGCTTCTTGAAGAAATCAACGGCGATTGGCGACTTTGGATGCGCAGCTGGATCAGGCCGGACGATTTGGGCAGGTTCAGCTCAAGTCAGCTCGAGCAGCCTTTCAACAGTTTCAAAAAGTCGTTTCAGGAATGGGAGAAAAGTACAACTGCGACGAAAGAGAGATCATTCCTGGAGCTCGAGGACGGTCAGCGGTTTCTGAAGAACGTGGAGCGTGATCTTGGCGACTTTGTCCGGAACTGCTCCAAGCGAAGCTGTACGAGCTTCGTAGACGTTGAGAGATTCTTCATCCATCGTCAAATCGAGGTCGTGAAGGAGCAAATGGGCACAGGAATAGACGACTATGCACTGTTCTACAACAACATTAAGGATACTGACTTTGTAGACCAACTCTACACCACTTTTGAGCATCAACGAAGGTTCGTACTGGTCGCAGAACCGGGCATGGGGAAAAGCATTCTTTGGCAGTATTTGGCCTTTTATGCGCAGCAAATTTATCCAGAAAGTGCAGTTTTCTTGCTTTACATGAACAACTTTAATCACCAATTACCACCCGCTGAAACGCTGGACGATGTGCTGAACGTGTTGGAGACAGACTTATCCGCGGAAAGTCTTGGCTTGTTCAGAAATGAAAACACCAAAATATTGCTGTTTTTGGACGCATTTGATGAACTGAGCAGAGTCAACTTGGAACGTGTGCTGAACTACATCACCATTCTGCTTCATcgagataacttgaaaattctcATAAATACCAGAAGACGACTACAGGAGATGCTCGAGAAGACCCTGGACATTAAGGCTATGAAGTTGGAACGATTTGACGAACGCAACCAGCTAGATTTTCTTCGCAAGTTCTGGCACGTTGCCGACTCTAACCGAGCCAAATTCGAGCAGTTTGCTGGAAATCTGCTCGACAAGTTCCACCGTGACATCCAGCGGCGAAAGTATGACTTTACAGGACTTCCTCTGATGATCAAAATGCTGGCAGAAATCTACTCACAGTCGTACGAAACGATTGCTCAAAGTGACGGTGAACGCGTTGAATCTCTCGAACCGATAACTGTGGTGGATTTGTAcgaaaagtttaccaaaaagtGCATCCATCTCACAATCAGCAAGAAATTGAACATTGATACCGAGCGTTTTGTTccatattttgaagaaatcacACAAATTTGTGGGCGAGACTACCAACTAGCAGCGATTTACAAGGTTATGCCGGCGAATCTACTTTCTAAGGTCGTCGACAAAACCTTCAGCAGCAGGTTAAAGATGTTTATTCACAAGATCGTCGACGACGAAACACTTCTCATCGAGCTGGTTGCCGGAACACCCCAATTCATCCACCTGTCCTACGCTGAATACTTTTGTGCGAACTACCTCTACAACTTCCTCAACAGTTCACCTAATCTTCCCTGCGTCGAAACATTCACAACGTTCCTCGACAACCACGACGTCATTCGAAACTTCTTCCTCGCCATGATCAACGAAAAACCAACCGACAACCATCTCAACTTCCTGAGAAAAATCGGCGATCGCGCCGCGTTCTGGTCCTGCCAGGGAGACTTCATCCACTTGGTCAACTTCCTGATGCAGTTCTACAATTACAGGAAAATTCGCCAAACCATCCCCGACTGGTACGACAACGAAGCCGACGAGCTCAcccggcagtgttgccagcttggCGGGGACATTCTGGGACCCTCGCTGCTACATCTGGCCGTCGAGTACAACGCGCTGGACACTTTGGACGTGCTGTTCGAGTCCCGCATCGACGTTAACATTCGGGACCATAAAAAGGCTACGCCGCTGCATTACGCGTGCAGTAGTGGGAACTTAAGAATAGTCGATCAGTTGCTCGACAGAGGGGCCAAGGTCGGCGCCATGGACGGAAATGGCTACACCGGACTGCACATCGCGGCCTACGAGGGACATCTGGGGATCGTGCGGTGTTTGGTGGATCATGGGGCGAAGGTCGAGGGGGTGAGTCGGTTTGGGGAAACTGCGCGGATGTTGGCGGAGAAGCAGAAGCATGCGGAGATTGTGACGTTGCTTGATTCGAAGAAATAA